The following proteins are encoded in a genomic region of Pungitius pungitius chromosome 17, fPunPun2.1, whole genome shotgun sequence:
- the znf384a gene encoding zinc finger protein 384a isoform X2 yields the protein MNGEIMDDSHFNSSYFWSPVPTVQGQLENAMFLNKAKEQLGQEKASFPHASASSTSSPHYPTAVLAIPGSVDTGPGVRLVPKQEGGGVAMSALGGHLHTTQNITVVPVPSTGIMTAAGLVITTPQGTLVPTASTQSFVAGHPTTTTMIVSAVHPSNTDKKDNIAVPPAVVMPTPSKRGRKSKQMLARVAGMGGVLPPGSDALILAHLAAGGQHHTADPYDLSNDEDDHTNKDGPKSYRCRMCALTFFSKSDMQIHAKSHTEAKPHKCPHCSKSFANSSYLSQHIRIHSGAKPYTCSYCQKTFRQLSHLQQHTRNHTEAKPHKCPHCSKSFANSSYLSQHIRIHTGAKPYACSYCQKTFRQLSHLQQHTRIHTGDRPYKCNHPGCEKAFTQLSNLQSHRRQHNKDKPFKCHNCNRGYTDAASLEVHLSTHTVKHAKLFSCGLCNRSYTSETYLMKHMRKHNPDPLTVAATVAARQAQGLTPGRGRGRGRGRGAGRAGQLQNQTNQNPGAPGSYQQNQQPSQAMVQCPFDLHQYKTVSASEIQYKPVSVADLPVVHKDLCLTVSTSAIQVEHMNS from the exons ATGAACGGAG AAATAATGGACGATTCCCATTTCAACTCATCATACTTTTGGTCTCCCGTCCCCACTGTACAAGGACAG CTCGAGAACGCCATGTTCCTGAACAAGGCCAAGGAGCAGCTGGGTCAGGAAAAGGCCTCCTTCCCTCACGCCTCCGCGTCTTCCACCTCGTCCCCCCACTACCCCACGGCTGTGCTCGCCATCCCCGGCTCGGTGGACACGGGGCCCGGGGTGCGGCTGGTCCccaaacaggaaggaggaggagttgccATGAGTGCGCTCGGGGGCCACCTGCACACCACTCAGAACATCACCGTTGTGCCTGTTCCCTCCACTGGTATCATGACGGCAG CGGGGTTAGTGATTACCACCCCTCAAGGCACCCTGGTCCCCACCGCCTCCACGCAGTCGTTTGTAGCAGGACACCCCACGACCACCACCATGATAGTTTCTGCAGTGCACCCCTCAAATACAG ACAAGAAGGACAACATTGCTGTCCCTCCTGCTGTTGTCATGCCGACGCCATCAAAGCGGGGCAGGAAGAGCAAACAGATGTTGGCCAGAGTGGCCGGAATGGGTGGGGTCCTTCCTCCAGGAAGTGATGCATTAATATTGGCCCACCTCGCCGCTGGTGGACAA CACCACACTGCTGACCCGTACGACCTGTCAAATGATGAGGACGACCATACCAACAAAGACGGCCCCAAATCCTACAG GTGCCGGATGTGTGCGCTGACGTTCTTCAGCAAGTCGGACATGCAGATCCACGCCAAGTCCCACACGGAGGCCAAGCCCCACAAGTGCCCCCACTGCTCCAAGTCGTTCGCCAACTCCAGCTACCTGTCCCAGCACATCCGCATCCACAGTGGGGCCAAGCCCTACACCTGCTCCTACTGCCAGAAAACATTCAGGCAGCTCAGTCACCTACAGCAGCACACACG AAACCACACGGAGGCCAAGCCCCACAAGTGCCCCCACTGCTCCAAGTCGTTCGCCAACTCCAGCTACCTGTCCCAGCACATCCGCATCCACACCGGGGCCAAGCCCTACGCCTGCTCCTACTGCCAGAAAACATTCAGGCAGCTCAGTCACCTACAGCAGCACACACG GATTCACACCGGTGACCGACCGTACAAGTGCAACCATCCTGGCTGTGAAAAAGCTTTCACTCAGTTGTCCAACCTACAG TCTCACCGTCGGcaacacaacaaagacaagCCGTTCAAGTGCCACAACTGTAACCGTGGTTACACGGACGCTGCAAGCCTGGAGGTGCACCTCTCCACGCACACCGTCAAACACGCCAAGCTGTTCTCCTGTGGCCTCTGTAACCGATCCTACACCTCG GAGACGTATCTAATGAAACACATGAGGAAGCACAACCCCGACCCGCTGACAGTGGCAGCGACGGTAGCTGCCCGGCAGGCGCAGGGCCTCACGCcgggcaggggccgaggccgcggccgagggagaggagcaggcagAGCGGGCCAGCTCCAGAACCAGACCAACCAGAACCCCGGAGCGCCCGGCAGCTACCAGCAAAACCAGCAACCCTCCCAAGCTATGGTCCAGTGCCCGTTCGACCTGCACCAGTACAAGACAGTGTCAGCCAGCGAGATCCAGTACAAACCGGTCTCTGTGGCCGACCTGCCAGTGGTCCACAAAGACCTGTGCCTCACCGTGTCCACCTCGGCCATACAGGTGGAGCACATGAACTCGTAG
- the znf384a gene encoding zinc finger protein 384a isoform X4, with the protein MLPMCQWEMIGKQKIGEIMDDSHFNSSYFWSPVPTVQGQLENAMFLNKAKEQLGQEKASFPHASASSTSSPHYPTAVLAIPGSVDTGPGVRLVPKQEGGGVAMSALGGHLHTTQNITVVPVPSTGIMTADKKDNIAVPPAVVMPTPSKRGRKSKQMLARVAGMGGVLPPGSDALILAHLAAGGQHHTADPYDLSNDEDDHTNKDGPKSYRCRMCALTFFSKSDMQIHAKSHTEAKPHKCPHCSKSFANSSYLSQHIRIHSGAKPYTCSYCQKTFRQLSHLQQHTRNHTEAKPHKCPHCSKSFANSSYLSQHIRIHTGAKPYACSYCQKTFRQLSHLQQHTRIHTGDRPYKCNHPGCEKAFTQLSNLQSHRRQHNKDKPFKCHNCNRGYTDAASLEVHLSTHTVKHAKLFSCGLCNRSYTSETYLMKHMRKHNPDPLTVAATVAARQAQGLTPGRGRGRGRGRGAGRAGQLQNQTNQNPGAPGSYQQNQQPSQAMVQCPFDLHQYKTVSASEIQYKPVSVADLPVVHKDLCLTVSTSAIQVEHMNS; encoded by the exons ATGTTGCCTATGTGTCAGTGGGAGATGATCGGGAAACAGAAGATTGGAG AAATAATGGACGATTCCCATTTCAACTCATCATACTTTTGGTCTCCCGTCCCCACTGTACAAGGACAG CTCGAGAACGCCATGTTCCTGAACAAGGCCAAGGAGCAGCTGGGTCAGGAAAAGGCCTCCTTCCCTCACGCCTCCGCGTCTTCCACCTCGTCCCCCCACTACCCCACGGCTGTGCTCGCCATCCCCGGCTCGGTGGACACGGGGCCCGGGGTGCGGCTGGTCCccaaacaggaaggaggaggagttgccATGAGTGCGCTCGGGGGCCACCTGCACACCACTCAGAACATCACCGTTGTGCCTGTTCCCTCCACTGGTATCATGACGGCAG ACAAGAAGGACAACATTGCTGTCCCTCCTGCTGTTGTCATGCCGACGCCATCAAAGCGGGGCAGGAAGAGCAAACAGATGTTGGCCAGAGTGGCCGGAATGGGTGGGGTCCTTCCTCCAGGAAGTGATGCATTAATATTGGCCCACCTCGCCGCTGGTGGACAA CACCACACTGCTGACCCGTACGACCTGTCAAATGATGAGGACGACCATACCAACAAAGACGGCCCCAAATCCTACAG GTGCCGGATGTGTGCGCTGACGTTCTTCAGCAAGTCGGACATGCAGATCCACGCCAAGTCCCACACGGAGGCCAAGCCCCACAAGTGCCCCCACTGCTCCAAGTCGTTCGCCAACTCCAGCTACCTGTCCCAGCACATCCGCATCCACAGTGGGGCCAAGCCCTACACCTGCTCCTACTGCCAGAAAACATTCAGGCAGCTCAGTCACCTACAGCAGCACACACG AAACCACACGGAGGCCAAGCCCCACAAGTGCCCCCACTGCTCCAAGTCGTTCGCCAACTCCAGCTACCTGTCCCAGCACATCCGCATCCACACCGGGGCCAAGCCCTACGCCTGCTCCTACTGCCAGAAAACATTCAGGCAGCTCAGTCACCTACAGCAGCACACACG GATTCACACCGGTGACCGACCGTACAAGTGCAACCATCCTGGCTGTGAAAAAGCTTTCACTCAGTTGTCCAACCTACAG TCTCACCGTCGGcaacacaacaaagacaagCCGTTCAAGTGCCACAACTGTAACCGTGGTTACACGGACGCTGCAAGCCTGGAGGTGCACCTCTCCACGCACACCGTCAAACACGCCAAGCTGTTCTCCTGTGGCCTCTGTAACCGATCCTACACCTCG GAGACGTATCTAATGAAACACATGAGGAAGCACAACCCCGACCCGCTGACAGTGGCAGCGACGGTAGCTGCCCGGCAGGCGCAGGGCCTCACGCcgggcaggggccgaggccgcggccgagggagaggagcaggcagAGCGGGCCAGCTCCAGAACCAGACCAACCAGAACCCCGGAGCGCCCGGCAGCTACCAGCAAAACCAGCAACCCTCCCAAGCTATGGTCCAGTGCCCGTTCGACCTGCACCAGTACAAGACAGTGTCAGCCAGCGAGATCCAGTACAAACCGGTCTCTGTGGCCGACCTGCCAGTGGTCCACAAAGACCTGTGCCTCACCGTGTCCACCTCGGCCATACAGGTGGAGCACATGAACTCGTAG
- the znf384a gene encoding zinc finger protein 384a isoform X1: MLPMCQWEMIGKQKIGEIMDDSHFNSSYFWSPVPTVQGQLENAMFLNKAKEQLGQEKASFPHASASSTSSPHYPTAVLAIPGSVDTGPGVRLVPKQEGGGVAMSALGGHLHTTQNITVVPVPSTGIMTAAGLVITTPQGTLVPTASTQSFVAGHPTTTTMIVSAVHPSNTDKKDNIAVPPAVVMPTPSKRGRKSKQMLARVAGMGGVLPPGSDALILAHLAAGGQHHTADPYDLSNDEDDHTNKDGPKSYRCRMCALTFFSKSDMQIHAKSHTEAKPHKCPHCSKSFANSSYLSQHIRIHSGAKPYTCSYCQKTFRQLSHLQQHTRNHTEAKPHKCPHCSKSFANSSYLSQHIRIHTGAKPYACSYCQKTFRQLSHLQQHTRIHTGDRPYKCNHPGCEKAFTQLSNLQSHRRQHNKDKPFKCHNCNRGYTDAASLEVHLSTHTVKHAKLFSCGLCNRSYTSETYLMKHMRKHNPDPLTVAATVAARQAQGLTPGRGRGRGRGRGAGRAGQLQNQTNQNPGAPGSYQQNQQPSQAMVQCPFDLHQYKTVSASEIQYKPVSVADLPVVHKDLCLTVSTSAIQVEHMNS; this comes from the exons ATGTTGCCTATGTGTCAGTGGGAGATGATCGGGAAACAGAAGATTGGAG AAATAATGGACGATTCCCATTTCAACTCATCATACTTTTGGTCTCCCGTCCCCACTGTACAAGGACAG CTCGAGAACGCCATGTTCCTGAACAAGGCCAAGGAGCAGCTGGGTCAGGAAAAGGCCTCCTTCCCTCACGCCTCCGCGTCTTCCACCTCGTCCCCCCACTACCCCACGGCTGTGCTCGCCATCCCCGGCTCGGTGGACACGGGGCCCGGGGTGCGGCTGGTCCccaaacaggaaggaggaggagttgccATGAGTGCGCTCGGGGGCCACCTGCACACCACTCAGAACATCACCGTTGTGCCTGTTCCCTCCACTGGTATCATGACGGCAG CGGGGTTAGTGATTACCACCCCTCAAGGCACCCTGGTCCCCACCGCCTCCACGCAGTCGTTTGTAGCAGGACACCCCACGACCACCACCATGATAGTTTCTGCAGTGCACCCCTCAAATACAG ACAAGAAGGACAACATTGCTGTCCCTCCTGCTGTTGTCATGCCGACGCCATCAAAGCGGGGCAGGAAGAGCAAACAGATGTTGGCCAGAGTGGCCGGAATGGGTGGGGTCCTTCCTCCAGGAAGTGATGCATTAATATTGGCCCACCTCGCCGCTGGTGGACAA CACCACACTGCTGACCCGTACGACCTGTCAAATGATGAGGACGACCATACCAACAAAGACGGCCCCAAATCCTACAG GTGCCGGATGTGTGCGCTGACGTTCTTCAGCAAGTCGGACATGCAGATCCACGCCAAGTCCCACACGGAGGCCAAGCCCCACAAGTGCCCCCACTGCTCCAAGTCGTTCGCCAACTCCAGCTACCTGTCCCAGCACATCCGCATCCACAGTGGGGCCAAGCCCTACACCTGCTCCTACTGCCAGAAAACATTCAGGCAGCTCAGTCACCTACAGCAGCACACACG AAACCACACGGAGGCCAAGCCCCACAAGTGCCCCCACTGCTCCAAGTCGTTCGCCAACTCCAGCTACCTGTCCCAGCACATCCGCATCCACACCGGGGCCAAGCCCTACGCCTGCTCCTACTGCCAGAAAACATTCAGGCAGCTCAGTCACCTACAGCAGCACACACG GATTCACACCGGTGACCGACCGTACAAGTGCAACCATCCTGGCTGTGAAAAAGCTTTCACTCAGTTGTCCAACCTACAG TCTCACCGTCGGcaacacaacaaagacaagCCGTTCAAGTGCCACAACTGTAACCGTGGTTACACGGACGCTGCAAGCCTGGAGGTGCACCTCTCCACGCACACCGTCAAACACGCCAAGCTGTTCTCCTGTGGCCTCTGTAACCGATCCTACACCTCG GAGACGTATCTAATGAAACACATGAGGAAGCACAACCCCGACCCGCTGACAGTGGCAGCGACGGTAGCTGCCCGGCAGGCGCAGGGCCTCACGCcgggcaggggccgaggccgcggccgagggagaggagcaggcagAGCGGGCCAGCTCCAGAACCAGACCAACCAGAACCCCGGAGCGCCCGGCAGCTACCAGCAAAACCAGCAACCCTCCCAAGCTATGGTCCAGTGCCCGTTCGACCTGCACCAGTACAAGACAGTGTCAGCCAGCGAGATCCAGTACAAACCGGTCTCTGTGGCCGACCTGCCAGTGGTCCACAAAGACCTGTGCCTCACCGTGTCCACCTCGGCCATACAGGTGGAGCACATGAACTCGTAG
- the znf384a gene encoding zinc finger protein 384a isoform X3, with translation MDDSHFNSSYFWSPVPTVQGQLENAMFLNKAKEQLGQEKASFPHASASSTSSPHYPTAVLAIPGSVDTGPGVRLVPKQEGGGVAMSALGGHLHTTQNITVVPVPSTGIMTAAGLVITTPQGTLVPTASTQSFVAGHPTTTTMIVSAVHPSNTDKKDNIAVPPAVVMPTPSKRGRKSKQMLARVAGMGGVLPPGSDALILAHLAAGGQHHTADPYDLSNDEDDHTNKDGPKSYRCRMCALTFFSKSDMQIHAKSHTEAKPHKCPHCSKSFANSSYLSQHIRIHSGAKPYTCSYCQKTFRQLSHLQQHTRNHTEAKPHKCPHCSKSFANSSYLSQHIRIHTGAKPYACSYCQKTFRQLSHLQQHTRIHTGDRPYKCNHPGCEKAFTQLSNLQSHRRQHNKDKPFKCHNCNRGYTDAASLEVHLSTHTVKHAKLFSCGLCNRSYTSETYLMKHMRKHNPDPLTVAATVAARQAQGLTPGRGRGRGRGRGAGRAGQLQNQTNQNPGAPGSYQQNQQPSQAMVQCPFDLHQYKTVSASEIQYKPVSVADLPVVHKDLCLTVSTSAIQVEHMNS, from the exons ATGGACGATTCCCATTTCAACTCATCATACTTTTGGTCTCCCGTCCCCACTGTACAAGGACAG CTCGAGAACGCCATGTTCCTGAACAAGGCCAAGGAGCAGCTGGGTCAGGAAAAGGCCTCCTTCCCTCACGCCTCCGCGTCTTCCACCTCGTCCCCCCACTACCCCACGGCTGTGCTCGCCATCCCCGGCTCGGTGGACACGGGGCCCGGGGTGCGGCTGGTCCccaaacaggaaggaggaggagttgccATGAGTGCGCTCGGGGGCCACCTGCACACCACTCAGAACATCACCGTTGTGCCTGTTCCCTCCACTGGTATCATGACGGCAG CGGGGTTAGTGATTACCACCCCTCAAGGCACCCTGGTCCCCACCGCCTCCACGCAGTCGTTTGTAGCAGGACACCCCACGACCACCACCATGATAGTTTCTGCAGTGCACCCCTCAAATACAG ACAAGAAGGACAACATTGCTGTCCCTCCTGCTGTTGTCATGCCGACGCCATCAAAGCGGGGCAGGAAGAGCAAACAGATGTTGGCCAGAGTGGCCGGAATGGGTGGGGTCCTTCCTCCAGGAAGTGATGCATTAATATTGGCCCACCTCGCCGCTGGTGGACAA CACCACACTGCTGACCCGTACGACCTGTCAAATGATGAGGACGACCATACCAACAAAGACGGCCCCAAATCCTACAG GTGCCGGATGTGTGCGCTGACGTTCTTCAGCAAGTCGGACATGCAGATCCACGCCAAGTCCCACACGGAGGCCAAGCCCCACAAGTGCCCCCACTGCTCCAAGTCGTTCGCCAACTCCAGCTACCTGTCCCAGCACATCCGCATCCACAGTGGGGCCAAGCCCTACACCTGCTCCTACTGCCAGAAAACATTCAGGCAGCTCAGTCACCTACAGCAGCACACACG AAACCACACGGAGGCCAAGCCCCACAAGTGCCCCCACTGCTCCAAGTCGTTCGCCAACTCCAGCTACCTGTCCCAGCACATCCGCATCCACACCGGGGCCAAGCCCTACGCCTGCTCCTACTGCCAGAAAACATTCAGGCAGCTCAGTCACCTACAGCAGCACACACG GATTCACACCGGTGACCGACCGTACAAGTGCAACCATCCTGGCTGTGAAAAAGCTTTCACTCAGTTGTCCAACCTACAG TCTCACCGTCGGcaacacaacaaagacaagCCGTTCAAGTGCCACAACTGTAACCGTGGTTACACGGACGCTGCAAGCCTGGAGGTGCACCTCTCCACGCACACCGTCAAACACGCCAAGCTGTTCTCCTGTGGCCTCTGTAACCGATCCTACACCTCG GAGACGTATCTAATGAAACACATGAGGAAGCACAACCCCGACCCGCTGACAGTGGCAGCGACGGTAGCTGCCCGGCAGGCGCAGGGCCTCACGCcgggcaggggccgaggccgcggccgagggagaggagcaggcagAGCGGGCCAGCTCCAGAACCAGACCAACCAGAACCCCGGAGCGCCCGGCAGCTACCAGCAAAACCAGCAACCCTCCCAAGCTATGGTCCAGTGCCCGTTCGACCTGCACCAGTACAAGACAGTGTCAGCCAGCGAGATCCAGTACAAACCGGTCTCTGTGGCCGACCTGCCAGTGGTCCACAAAGACCTGTGCCTCACCGTGTCCACCTCGGCCATACAGGTGGAGCACATGAACTCGTAG
- the znf384a gene encoding zinc finger protein 384a isoform X5 gives MFLNKAKEQLGQEKASFPHASASSTSSPHYPTAVLAIPGSVDTGPGVRLVPKQEGGGVAMSALGGHLHTTQNITVVPVPSTGIMTAAGLVITTPQGTLVPTASTQSFVAGHPTTTTMIVSAVHPSNTDKKDNIAVPPAVVMPTPSKRGRKSKQMLARVAGMGGVLPPGSDALILAHLAAGGQHHTADPYDLSNDEDDHTNKDGPKSYRCRMCALTFFSKSDMQIHAKSHTEAKPHKCPHCSKSFANSSYLSQHIRIHSGAKPYTCSYCQKTFRQLSHLQQHTRNHTEAKPHKCPHCSKSFANSSYLSQHIRIHTGAKPYACSYCQKTFRQLSHLQQHTRIHTGDRPYKCNHPGCEKAFTQLSNLQSHRRQHNKDKPFKCHNCNRGYTDAASLEVHLSTHTVKHAKLFSCGLCNRSYTSETYLMKHMRKHNPDPLTVAATVAARQAQGLTPGRGRGRGRGRGAGRAGQLQNQTNQNPGAPGSYQQNQQPSQAMVQCPFDLHQYKTVSASEIQYKPVSVADLPVVHKDLCLTVSTSAIQVEHMNS, from the exons ATGTTCCTGAACAAGGCCAAGGAGCAGCTGGGTCAGGAAAAGGCCTCCTTCCCTCACGCCTCCGCGTCTTCCACCTCGTCCCCCCACTACCCCACGGCTGTGCTCGCCATCCCCGGCTCGGTGGACACGGGGCCCGGGGTGCGGCTGGTCCccaaacaggaaggaggaggagttgccATGAGTGCGCTCGGGGGCCACCTGCACACCACTCAGAACATCACCGTTGTGCCTGTTCCCTCCACTGGTATCATGACGGCAG CGGGGTTAGTGATTACCACCCCTCAAGGCACCCTGGTCCCCACCGCCTCCACGCAGTCGTTTGTAGCAGGACACCCCACGACCACCACCATGATAGTTTCTGCAGTGCACCCCTCAAATACAG ACAAGAAGGACAACATTGCTGTCCCTCCTGCTGTTGTCATGCCGACGCCATCAAAGCGGGGCAGGAAGAGCAAACAGATGTTGGCCAGAGTGGCCGGAATGGGTGGGGTCCTTCCTCCAGGAAGTGATGCATTAATATTGGCCCACCTCGCCGCTGGTGGACAA CACCACACTGCTGACCCGTACGACCTGTCAAATGATGAGGACGACCATACCAACAAAGACGGCCCCAAATCCTACAG GTGCCGGATGTGTGCGCTGACGTTCTTCAGCAAGTCGGACATGCAGATCCACGCCAAGTCCCACACGGAGGCCAAGCCCCACAAGTGCCCCCACTGCTCCAAGTCGTTCGCCAACTCCAGCTACCTGTCCCAGCACATCCGCATCCACAGTGGGGCCAAGCCCTACACCTGCTCCTACTGCCAGAAAACATTCAGGCAGCTCAGTCACCTACAGCAGCACACACG AAACCACACGGAGGCCAAGCCCCACAAGTGCCCCCACTGCTCCAAGTCGTTCGCCAACTCCAGCTACCTGTCCCAGCACATCCGCATCCACACCGGGGCCAAGCCCTACGCCTGCTCCTACTGCCAGAAAACATTCAGGCAGCTCAGTCACCTACAGCAGCACACACG GATTCACACCGGTGACCGACCGTACAAGTGCAACCATCCTGGCTGTGAAAAAGCTTTCACTCAGTTGTCCAACCTACAG TCTCACCGTCGGcaacacaacaaagacaagCCGTTCAAGTGCCACAACTGTAACCGTGGTTACACGGACGCTGCAAGCCTGGAGGTGCACCTCTCCACGCACACCGTCAAACACGCCAAGCTGTTCTCCTGTGGCCTCTGTAACCGATCCTACACCTCG GAGACGTATCTAATGAAACACATGAGGAAGCACAACCCCGACCCGCTGACAGTGGCAGCGACGGTAGCTGCCCGGCAGGCGCAGGGCCTCACGCcgggcaggggccgaggccgcggccgagggagaggagcaggcagAGCGGGCCAGCTCCAGAACCAGACCAACCAGAACCCCGGAGCGCCCGGCAGCTACCAGCAAAACCAGCAACCCTCCCAAGCTATGGTCCAGTGCCCGTTCGACCTGCACCAGTACAAGACAGTGTCAGCCAGCGAGATCCAGTACAAACCGGTCTCTGTGGCCGACCTGCCAGTGGTCCACAAAGACCTGTGCCTCACCGTGTCCACCTCGGCCATACAGGTGGAGCACATGAACTCGTAG